A single window of Streptomyces sp. NBC_00464 DNA harbors:
- a CDS encoding DoxX family protein, whose protein sequence is MRTIWLDGAQWLAVLRIGLGLWWLESWRHKDKKGWFERGTGIAWAADVAGKHRWPVVRTGFERIVAPRPKAMAYVVVYAELALGLGLVTGFLTPVALVAGLLLNLLYLVLMIHDWAEQGQNAMMALISLVALFAMSWQTWSLDDAMGLFL, encoded by the coding sequence ATGCGGACGATCTGGCTCGACGGAGCACAGTGGCTCGCCGTGCTCCGAATAGGCCTCGGCCTGTGGTGGCTGGAGAGCTGGCGCCACAAGGACAAGAAGGGCTGGTTCGAGCGCGGCACCGGCATCGCCTGGGCGGCGGACGTCGCGGGCAAACACCGCTGGCCGGTGGTCCGGACCGGCTTCGAGAGGATCGTCGCGCCGCGCCCGAAGGCCATGGCGTATGTCGTCGTGTACGCGGAACTCGCCCTGGGCCTCGGCCTGGTGACCGGATTCCTGACCCCGGTCGCGCTGGTCGCGGGGCTCCTGCTCAACCTGCTCTACCTGGTGCTGATGATCCACGACTGGGCCGAGCAGGGGCAGAACGCGATGATGGCGCTGATCTCCCTCGTCGCGCTGTTCGCCATGTCCTGGCAGACCTGGTCCCTCGACGACGCGATGGGACTCTTCCTGTGA
- a CDS encoding zinc-binding dehydrogenase, translated as MSPPEELAQLTGYVADGGVAASSAGPVPEDPARGVRSASLWVRSDGAQLAELVAKVDAGELRVHVAARRPVAELAAVHEDAGAGRLSGKTVLLVP; from the coding sequence GTGTCTCCCCCCGAGGAGCTCGCGCAGCTGACGGGGTACGTCGCCGACGGCGGGGTCGCCGCCAGCTCGGCCGGACCGGTTCCCGAAGACCCCGCCCGGGGCGTGCGCAGCGCGAGCCTGTGGGTCCGCAGCGACGGGGCCCAGCTGGCCGAGCTGGTCGCCAAGGTGGACGCCGGCGAGCTCCGGGTCCACGTCGCCGCACGTCGCCCGGTGGCCGAGCTGGCCGCCGTGCACGAGGACGCCGGTGCCGGGCGGCTGTCCGGCAAGACGGTCCTGCTTGTTCCCTGA
- a CDS encoding ATP-binding protein, translating to MPPTSGIPPTDLEDLWERLGRIERRVRHAVALRRDTDPQPDDPFRGQYLTPAAAERILDSRDAFLPVPVPASAQGPGATPDSPAGGRIAALAERFGLVEPDVDLLLVAMAPDIDARFERLYGYLNDDLTRRRATIDLALELCGLPAAGSGRFRFSPSAPLVAAGLVEVLEADRPLLSRVLRVPDRVTAHLLGDDEVDGRLHGLVRVAGPEEEPEKAPAKAPEDGPDLCRTTLRVVAALGTGSGLVHLLDRGGDPGRLAADALLAAGLRPLVVDVAALATAPDPVRTAQILATEARLSGGGLVLGPLEALAPEQPKGAGVIEGLCEAVGGGSPLIMYGKKHWDPLWAAESPVTVHVLPPDPADAARRWHRELTAAGSSTGLAAGTAAAGARLTDATRAYRLDSGQIRRAAAVASRLAALESRPVEAQDLRTAVRAQNGAGLARLARRIEPTVGWDDLVLPPSTRHQLSDLALRARHREQVLGRWRMRPGGGRGRGIVALFAGESGTGKTMSAEVVAADLGMELYVVDLSSVVDKYIGETEKNLERIFVEASDVNAVLLFDEADAVFGKRSQVKDAQDRHANVESAYLLQRIESFDGIAVLTTNLRANLDEAFTRRLDVVADFPVPDAQQRLALWERCLGTEIPRASGLDLRTCADRFELTGGSIRACAVTAAYQAAESGRPLDTEQLVSAVLAEYRKLGRLVLDSEFGPWLERTRRGD from the coding sequence CCGGGACACCGACCCGCAACCGGACGATCCGTTCCGGGGGCAGTACCTCACCCCCGCCGCGGCCGAGCGCATCCTGGACTCCCGGGACGCGTTCCTCCCGGTGCCGGTCCCCGCGTCGGCCCAAGGTCCCGGCGCCACGCCCGATTCCCCGGCCGGGGGCCGGATAGCCGCCCTCGCGGAACGCTTCGGTCTGGTCGAGCCGGACGTGGATCTCCTGCTGGTCGCGATGGCCCCGGACATCGACGCACGGTTCGAGCGGCTGTACGGCTATCTCAACGACGACCTCACCCGGCGCCGAGCCACGATCGACCTGGCCCTCGAACTCTGCGGACTGCCCGCCGCGGGCTCCGGCCGCTTCCGGTTCTCGCCGTCCGCCCCGCTGGTCGCGGCCGGTCTCGTGGAGGTGCTGGAGGCCGACCGCCCGCTGCTCTCACGGGTGTTGCGCGTACCGGACCGGGTCACCGCCCATCTGCTCGGCGACGACGAGGTGGACGGACGACTGCACGGTCTGGTCCGGGTGGCCGGGCCGGAGGAGGAACCGGAAAAGGCACCGGCAAAGGCGCCGGAGGACGGGCCGGACCTGTGCCGGACGACGCTGCGGGTCGTGGCGGCGCTGGGTACCGGCAGCGGCCTGGTGCATCTGCTGGACCGCGGCGGCGACCCCGGCCGGCTCGCGGCCGACGCACTCCTCGCGGCCGGGCTCCGCCCGCTGGTGGTGGACGTCGCGGCCCTGGCCACCGCGCCGGACCCGGTGCGGACGGCGCAGATCCTGGCGACCGAGGCGCGGCTGAGCGGCGGCGGTCTCGTCCTCGGGCCGCTGGAGGCGCTCGCCCCCGAGCAGCCCAAGGGCGCCGGCGTGATCGAAGGGCTCTGCGAGGCGGTCGGCGGCGGCTCCCCGCTGATCATGTACGGGAAGAAGCACTGGGACCCGTTGTGGGCCGCCGAGAGCCCCGTGACGGTCCACGTCCTGCCTCCGGACCCGGCGGACGCGGCCCGCAGGTGGCACCGGGAACTCACCGCGGCAGGCTCCTCGACGGGCCTCGCCGCCGGGACCGCGGCGGCCGGCGCACGCCTCACCGACGCCACCCGCGCCTACCGGCTCGACTCCGGCCAGATCCGCAGGGCCGCCGCCGTCGCCTCCCGGCTGGCCGCCCTGGAGAGCCGCCCGGTGGAGGCGCAGGACCTGCGGACCGCCGTCCGGGCCCAGAACGGGGCGGGGCTGGCCCGGCTCGCCCGCCGCATCGAGCCCACCGTCGGCTGGGACGACCTCGTACTGCCCCCGTCGACTCGCCACCAGCTGTCCGACCTGGCCCTGCGCGCACGCCACCGGGAGCAGGTGCTCGGCCGGTGGCGGATGCGGCCGGGCGGTGGAAGGGGCCGGGGCATCGTCGCGCTGTTCGCCGGGGAGTCCGGCACCGGCAAGACCATGTCGGCGGAGGTGGTCGCGGCCGACCTGGGCATGGAGCTCTACGTCGTGGACCTGTCGTCCGTGGTGGACAAGTACATCGGTGAGACCGAGAAGAACCTGGAGCGGATCTTCGTCGAGGCGTCCGACGTCAACGCGGTGCTGCTGTTCGACGAGGCGGACGCCGTCTTCGGGAAGCGTTCGCAGGTCAAGGACGCGCAGGACCGGCACGCCAACGTGGAGTCGGCCTACCTGCTCCAGCGGATCGAGTCCTTCGACGGCATCGCCGTACTCACCACCAATCTGCGGGCCAACCTCGACGAGGCGTTCACCCGCCGCCTCGACGTGGTCGCCGACTTCCCCGTACCGGACGCACAGCAGCGCCTCGCCCTGTGGGAACGCTGCCTGGGCACGGAGATCCCCCGCGCCTCCGGACTGGACCTGCGGACCTGCGCGGATCGGTTCGAGCTGACGGGCGGGTCCATCCGCGCCTGCGCGGTCACCGCCGCCTACCAGGCGGCGGAGTCGGGCCGCCCGCTGGACACGGAGCAGCTCGTGTCGGCGGTCCTCGCCGAGTACCGCAAACTCGGACGACTGGTCCTGGACAGCGAGTTCGGCCCCTGGCTGGAGCGCACCCGGCGCGGGGACTGA
- a CDS encoding Zn-ribbon domain-containing OB-fold protein has protein sequence MTTPPPAPAPAPRYDIPEPDAFTRPYWDAAAEGHLLLRGCRDCGRAHHYPREFCPHCWSEDVEWERASGRATLYTWSVVHRNDLPPFGGRVPYVAAVVDLAEGPRMMTEIVECEESALAIGMELRVTFRQEEGCEAVAVFGPAPGVQIPER, from the coding sequence GTGACGACGCCGCCTCCGGCTCCCGCGCCGGCCCCCCGCTACGACATCCCGGAGCCCGACGCCTTCACCCGCCCCTACTGGGACGCGGCCGCCGAGGGGCACCTGCTGCTCCGCGGCTGCCGTGACTGCGGCCGGGCGCACCACTACCCGCGCGAGTTCTGCCCGCACTGCTGGAGCGAGGACGTCGAGTGGGAACGGGCGAGCGGCCGGGCCACCCTCTACACCTGGTCCGTCGTCCACCGCAACGACCTGCCCCCGTTCGGTGGCCGGGTCCCGTACGTTGCCGCGGTCGTCGACCTGGCGGAGGGGCCGCGGATGATGACGGAGATCGTGGAGTGCGAGGAGTCCGCGCTCGCCATCGGGATGGAGCTGCGGGTGACGTTCCGGCAGGAGGAGGGGTGTGAGGCGGTGGCTGTCTTCGGGCCGGCGCCAGGGGTGCAGATCCCGGAGCGGTGA
- a CDS encoding flavin monoamine oxidase family protein: MLGGAAAAGVSALGVAGTGTAQAAPAAGTAPREVDVAVVGGGLAGLTAARDLAAAGKSVLVLEARDRVGGRVLNLALPNGGISEGGGEFIGPTQDRMKALADSLGVATFPTYNTGKNVLFKDGKRTPYATDGLLGSVPPIDVAGLANAAAVQAMLNDLAKQVPVDAPWTAAKADEWDSQTFETWLKHNAVIPSAKFLFDVACTSVFSAEPSELSLLFVLFYIRAAGNESTPGTFERLTETGTGAQATRFVGGSAQVPLRLAQSLGDRVVLNAPVTRIAQGGTGRLTVEAEGLTVSARRVVIAVPPSLTNRITFSPGLPATRDQLGQRLPMGSVGKAIAVYDTPFWRADGLNGQVVSDSGAIRSTFDNSPPDGSYGALMGFIESDEMRRLNDASQAEVKAVVLKDFATYFGDRAKTPTGFVLQRWDNETYSRGGPVAYAPPGVLTRYGAALRAPVGAIHWAGTETSTYWNGYMDGAVRSGERVAKEVVAAL; encoded by the coding sequence ATGCTGGGAGGTGCGGCGGCCGCCGGGGTCTCGGCGCTCGGCGTGGCCGGAACCGGCACCGCGCAGGCCGCGCCGGCGGCGGGCACCGCACCGCGCGAGGTGGACGTCGCGGTGGTCGGCGGCGGGCTGGCCGGCCTGACCGCCGCCCGCGATCTGGCCGCCGCCGGAAAGTCCGTCCTGGTCCTGGAGGCACGCGACCGGGTCGGCGGCCGGGTGCTCAATCTGGCCCTGCCGAACGGCGGGATCAGCGAGGGCGGCGGCGAGTTCATCGGCCCGACGCAGGACCGGATGAAGGCCCTCGCCGACTCGCTGGGGGTGGCGACCTTCCCCACGTACAACACCGGCAAGAACGTCCTGTTCAAGGACGGCAAGCGCACCCCCTACGCCACCGACGGGCTGCTCGGATCCGTCCCGCCGATCGATGTGGCGGGGCTCGCCAACGCGGCGGCGGTGCAGGCGATGCTGAACGACCTGGCCAAGCAGGTGCCGGTCGACGCCCCGTGGACGGCCGCGAAGGCGGACGAGTGGGACAGCCAGACCTTCGAGACCTGGCTGAAGCACAACGCCGTGATCCCGTCCGCGAAGTTCCTCTTCGACGTGGCGTGCACCTCGGTCTTCTCGGCCGAGCCGAGTGAGCTCTCGCTCCTGTTCGTGCTGTTCTACATCCGGGCGGCGGGCAACGAGTCGACCCCCGGCACCTTCGAGCGCCTCACCGAGACGGGTACGGGCGCCCAGGCGACCCGGTTCGTCGGCGGCTCCGCGCAGGTGCCGCTGCGCCTCGCACAGTCCCTCGGTGACCGGGTCGTCCTGAACGCCCCCGTCACCCGGATCGCACAGGGCGGCACCGGCCGGCTGACCGTGGAGGCCGAGGGCCTCACCGTCTCCGCCCGCCGGGTCGTGATCGCCGTCCCGCCTTCGCTCACCAACCGCATCACCTTCTCCCCCGGCCTGCCCGCCACCCGCGACCAGCTCGGCCAGCGGCTGCCGATGGGGTCGGTCGGCAAGGCGATCGCGGTGTACGACACCCCGTTCTGGCGCGCCGACGGCCTCAACGGCCAGGTGGTCAGCGACTCCGGCGCCATCCGCTCCACCTTCGACAACTCGCCTCCGGACGGCTCGTACGGAGCGCTGATGGGCTTCATCGAGTCCGACGAGATGCGCCGGCTCAACGACGCTTCTCAGGCCGAGGTGAAGGCGGTCGTCCTGAAGGACTTCGCCACGTACTTCGGCGACCGTGCGAAGACCCCGACCGGGTTCGTGCTCCAGCGCTGGGACAACGAGACCTACTCCCGCGGCGGCCCGGTCGCCTACGCCCCGCCCGGCGTCCTGACCCGCTACGGCGCCGCGCTGCGCGCACCCGTCGGAGCGATCCACTGGGCGGGCACGGAGACGTCGACGTACTGGAACGGGTACATGGACGGCGCCGTCCGCTCGGGCGAGCGCGTCGCCAAGGAGGTCGTCGCCGCGCTCTGA
- a CDS encoding acetate--CoA ligase family protein, with protein sequence MLGSTHGTLTTDFRARVVACGEEPHAAVHSMAAAAAEGDLDVSGRPLHATVPDLDRFFRPESVAVIGASDTDGRPNTGITRQLIAWAERVGARLYPVHPTRETVFGRACAASVADLPEQVDLAVLLVGDPLPVIEELAQAKVKFAVAFASGFAETGAEGAAAQARLAAAVERSGLRLLGPNTNLNAFEEFRDDLDGPAIALITQSGHQGRPVYTLQELGVRLSHWAPTGNEADLETSDFIAYFSQRPEVGAIACYVEGLKDGRSFLLAADRAARAGVPVVAVKVGRTETGARMAASHTGKLTGADQVVDAAMRQFGVIRVDGLDELQDTAALLARARKPLADGVVVYSISGGTGAHFSDLATGAGLSLPVLSEEKQAELHTWIPGYLNVANPVDNGGHPVGDWRGRKIIDAILADPEVGVLICPITGPFPPMSDKLAQDLVDAAEATDKLVCVIWGSPVGTEDAYRTTLLGSSRVATFRTFGNCITAVKAYLDHHRFAASYRSPFDEAPRTPSPSFRKAQALMRPGHQLSEHAAKQLLRAYGIRVPREQLVTSAAASVRAAGLVGYPVVMKASGAQLAHKTELGLVKVGLTSASQVRDAYRELTDIARYEGIDLDGILVCQMVERGVEMMVGVTQDALFGPTVTVGLGGVLVEVLHDAAVRVPPFGEDQARAMLGELRGRALLEGVRGGPPVDVDALVEVVLRVQRMALELGDDLSELDINPLMVLGRGQGAVALDALAVCR encoded by the coding sequence ATGCTTGGATCGACTCACGGCACCCTCACCACCGACTTCCGCGCCAGGGTGGTGGCCTGCGGCGAGGAGCCGCACGCCGCCGTCCACAGCATGGCGGCCGCCGCCGCGGAGGGCGACCTCGACGTCAGCGGCCGCCCGCTGCACGCGACCGTGCCGGACCTGGACCGGTTCTTCCGGCCGGAGTCCGTCGCCGTCATCGGCGCGTCCGACACCGACGGACGGCCCAACACCGGGATCACCCGTCAGCTGATCGCCTGGGCCGAGCGCGTCGGGGCACGGCTGTATCCCGTGCACCCCACGCGCGAGACCGTCTTCGGACGGGCCTGCGCCGCCTCCGTCGCCGATCTGCCGGAACAGGTGGACCTGGCGGTGCTGCTGGTCGGCGACCCGCTCCCCGTCATCGAGGAACTCGCGCAGGCCAAGGTGAAATTCGCCGTCGCCTTCGCCTCCGGCTTCGCGGAGACCGGTGCGGAGGGCGCCGCCGCGCAGGCCCGGCTGGCGGCCGCCGTGGAGCGGTCGGGGCTGCGGCTGCTCGGCCCGAACACCAACCTCAACGCCTTCGAGGAGTTCCGCGACGACCTGGACGGGCCGGCGATCGCGCTGATCACCCAGTCCGGCCACCAGGGGCGCCCCGTCTACACGCTCCAGGAACTGGGCGTGCGCCTGTCGCACTGGGCCCCCACGGGCAACGAGGCGGATCTGGAGACCTCCGACTTCATCGCGTACTTCTCCCAGCGCCCCGAGGTCGGGGCCATCGCCTGCTACGTCGAAGGGCTCAAGGACGGGCGCTCCTTCCTGCTCGCCGCGGACCGGGCGGCACGGGCGGGTGTGCCGGTGGTGGCGGTCAAGGTGGGACGCACGGAGACGGGGGCCAGGATGGCCGCGTCACACACCGGCAAGCTGACCGGCGCCGACCAGGTCGTCGACGCGGCGATGCGGCAGTTCGGCGTGATCCGGGTGGACGGACTCGACGAACTCCAGGACACCGCAGCCCTCCTGGCCCGGGCCCGCAAGCCGCTCGCCGACGGCGTCGTGGTGTATTCGATCTCGGGCGGCACGGGCGCGCACTTCTCGGACCTGGCCACCGGGGCGGGCCTGTCCCTCCCCGTGCTCTCCGAGGAGAAGCAGGCCGAACTGCACACCTGGATACCCGGCTACCTGAACGTGGCGAACCCGGTCGACAACGGCGGCCACCCGGTCGGCGACTGGCGCGGCCGGAAGATCATCGACGCGATCCTCGCCGACCCGGAGGTGGGGGTCCTGATCTGTCCGATCACCGGCCCCTTCCCCCCGATGAGCGACAAGCTCGCGCAGGACCTGGTGGACGCGGCCGAGGCCACGGACAAGCTGGTGTGCGTGATCTGGGGATCGCCGGTCGGCACCGAGGACGCCTACCGCACGACGCTGCTCGGCTCGTCCCGCGTCGCCACCTTCCGTACCTTCGGCAACTGCATCACCGCGGTGAAGGCCTATCTGGACCACCACCGCTTCGCCGCCTCCTACCGCTCCCCGTTCGACGAGGCGCCGCGCACGCCGTCCCCCTCCTTCCGCAAGGCGCAGGCACTGATGCGACCGGGCCACCAGCTGAGCGAGCACGCGGCGAAGCAGCTGCTGCGGGCGTACGGAATCCGGGTGCCCCGGGAGCAGTTGGTGACCAGCGCCGCGGCGTCCGTCCGGGCGGCGGGGCTCGTCGGCTACCCCGTCGTCATGAAGGCGTCCGGCGCGCAGCTGGCCCACAAGACGGAGCTGGGCCTGGTCAAGGTCGGGCTCACCTCGGCCAGCCAGGTGCGGGACGCCTACCGCGAACTCACCGACATCGCACGCTACGAGGGCATCGACCTGGACGGCATCCTGGTCTGCCAGATGGTCGAGCGCGGCGTCGAGATGATGGTCGGCGTCACGCAGGACGCCCTGTTCGGACCGACGGTGACGGTCGGCCTCGGTGGCGTACTCGTCGAGGTGCTGCACGATGCGGCGGTGCGGGTGCCGCCGTTCGGCGAGGACCAGGCGCGGGCGATGCTCGGCGAACTGCGCGGCCGGGCGCTGCTGGAAGGCGTGCGGGGCGGCCCGCCCGTGGATGTGGACGCCCTCGTCGAAGTCGTCCTGCGGGTGCAGCGGATGGCCCTGGAACTCGGCGACGACCTCAGTGAACTCGACATCAACCCGCTGATGGTGCTGGGTCGCGGACAGGGCGCGGTGGCGCTGGACGCACTCGCGGTCTGCCGCTGA
- a CDS encoding flavin reductase family protein, translating to MAATAVRYLRSVGAVTAVGPQPVDPLPRPVLRAVAEDERLPLDRGEFRRVLGHFASGVTVVTAHDPADPDGPAGFACQSFASLSLDPPLVTFMVARTSTTWPRIARAGAFCVNILGADQGALCRGFAVSGADKFAGVAHSPAPATGSPLLDAVPAWVDCRIQAVHTGGDHLIVVGRVEALGATADGDGEGPLLFHRGVFGRFSG from the coding sequence ATGGCCGCAACCGCCGTCCGCTACCTCAGGTCCGTCGGCGCCGTGACGGCCGTCGGCCCTCAGCCGGTGGATCCACTGCCGCGCCCGGTTCTGCGGGCCGTCGCCGAGGACGAGCGGCTGCCGCTCGACCGGGGCGAATTCCGGCGCGTGCTGGGTCATTTCGCAAGTGGCGTCACGGTCGTCACGGCACACGACCCGGCCGACCCCGACGGTCCGGCGGGCTTCGCCTGCCAGTCGTTCGCCTCGCTGTCACTCGACCCGCCGCTGGTCACGTTCATGGTCGCCCGTACGTCGACGACCTGGCCGCGCATCGCCCGCGCCGGGGCCTTCTGCGTCAACATCCTGGGCGCGGACCAGGGCGCGCTGTGCCGGGGCTTCGCGGTCAGCGGGGCCGACAAGTTCGCCGGGGTCGCGCACTCCCCCGCCCCCGCGACCGGTTCGCCGCTGCTGGACGCCGTGCCCGCCTGGGTCGACTGCCGTATCCAGGCCGTCCACACCGGCGGCGACCATCTGATCGTGGTCGGCCGGGTGGAGGCGCTGGGGGCGACGGCGGACGGGGACGGAGAGGGTCCGCTGCTCTTCCACCGAGGGGTGTTCGGGCGCTTCAGCGGCTGA
- a CDS encoding enoyl-CoA hydratase/isomerase family protein, with protein MPSSPEDTTDHTSRTDRADPSGSPESLILHTTDNGVSWITLNRPEAMNAVTWDQRERIIALLGEASADPAVRAVVLTATGRGFCAGADLRGAPATASPAAGDRVPGDVARTIRLGAQRLIAAVLDCEKPVLAAVNGTAAGIGAHLAFACDLVLAAESAKFIEVFVRRGLVPDGGGAYLLPRLIGPQRAKELMFFGDSLPARDAERLGLVNRIVPDEELTATARAWAQRLAEGPTRAIALTKQLVNASMDADRATAFAAEAMAQEINMTTQDANEGVASFVERRVPKYRGV; from the coding sequence ATGCCGTCCTCCCCCGAAGACACCACTGATCACACCAGCCGCACCGACCGCGCCGACCCGTCCGGATCGCCTGAATCATTGATACTCCACACCACTGACAACGGCGTCTCCTGGATCACGCTCAACCGCCCCGAGGCGATGAACGCCGTCACCTGGGACCAGCGCGAACGCATCATCGCCCTGCTCGGCGAGGCCTCGGCCGACCCCGCCGTCCGGGCCGTCGTCCTCACCGCCACCGGCCGCGGCTTCTGCGCGGGCGCCGACCTGCGCGGCGCCCCGGCCACCGCCTCCCCGGCTGCCGGAGACCGGGTGCCGGGCGATGTGGCGCGTACGATCCGGCTCGGCGCGCAGCGGCTGATCGCCGCGGTCCTGGACTGCGAGAAGCCGGTCCTCGCGGCGGTCAACGGCACGGCGGCGGGCATCGGCGCCCATCTCGCGTTCGCCTGCGACCTGGTGCTGGCGGCCGAATCGGCGAAGTTCATCGAGGTGTTCGTGCGCCGCGGGCTCGTACCGGACGGCGGCGGCGCCTATCTGCTGCCGCGCCTGATCGGCCCGCAGCGCGCCAAGGAGCTGATGTTCTTCGGCGACTCGCTCCCGGCGCGGGACGCGGAACGCCTGGGCCTCGTCAACCGGATCGTTCCGGACGAGGAGCTGACGGCGACGGCACGGGCCTGGGCCCAGCGGCTGGCCGAGGGGCCGACCCGCGCGATCGCCCTCACCAAGCAGCTCGTCAACGCGTCGATGGACGCGGACCGGGCCACGGCGTTCGCCGCCGAGGCCATGGCCCAGGAGATCAACATGACGACTCAGGACGCCAACGAGGGCGTGGCGAGCTTCGTGGAGCGGCGGGTGCCGAAGTACCGGGGGGTCTAG
- a CDS encoding DUF1707 SHOCT-like domain-containing protein codes for MTAEPSRSAGRMRASDADREAVVEQLREAAADGRIDLEELDERLELALTARTHAELAPLTDDLVPVMLESDEPLTLKGGIHGVTRTGRWKVPPRIVAYGGLGGVRLDFTRAECRLREIEVVVDAQMAGVVFVVPVGWRAETDALDPGFGGLKDKTSGERLPGTPVLRISGTCGAGGVVVRYPNLLERRRQRKELSR; via the coding sequence ATGACTGCAGAGCCCTCGCGATCCGCCGGCCGTATGCGCGCCTCCGACGCCGACCGCGAGGCGGTGGTGGAGCAGCTGCGGGAGGCGGCGGCCGACGGGCGCATCGATCTCGAAGAACTGGACGAGCGCCTGGAGCTGGCGCTCACGGCCAGAACCCACGCCGAACTCGCGCCGCTCACCGACGACCTGGTGCCGGTGATGCTCGAATCGGACGAACCGCTGACCCTGAAGGGCGGCATCCACGGTGTGACCCGGACGGGCCGCTGGAAGGTGCCGCCGCGGATTGTCGCGTACGGGGGCCTGGGCGGCGTGCGCCTCGACTTCACGCGGGCCGAGTGCCGGCTGCGCGAGATCGAGGTGGTGGTGGACGCGCAGATGGCCGGGGTGGTGTTCGTGGTCCCGGTGGGCTGGAGGGCGGAGACGGACGCGCTGGATCCCGGCTTCGGCGGTCTGAAGGACAAGACCTCGGGCGAACGGCTGCCGGGCACACCGGTGCTCCGGATCTCGGGTACGTGCGGTGCGGGAGGCGTGGTCGTCCGCTACCCGAACCTCCTGGAACGCCGCAGACAGCGCAAGGAGCTGTCGCGCTGA
- a CDS encoding flavin-containing monooxygenase, which yields MSDSTPTAGSSTPAPTDITEDRPVYVIGGGPGGLAAAAALREQGVRAVVLEKSGDVGASWRGHYDRLHLHTTRRWSALPGLAMPRRFGRWVSRDDVVRYLEKYVEHHGLEVVTGVEVSRIDRAADGSGWRLTATGGRELTGRAVVVATGYNHTPRIPDWSGRDTFTGALLHASEYRNPAPYAGQDVLVVGVGNTGAEIAVDLVEGGASRVRLAVRTVPHIVRRSTAGWPAQATGILVRRLPVALVDRAGGLMARVAVPDLAEQGLPRPDTGLYSRVKDGAIPVQDVGLIDAVKGGRVVPVSAVESFDKDAVVLADGTRITPDAVIAATGYLRALEPLVGHLGVLDARGRPVAHGGRTPKQAPGLYFTGFTNPISGMFREMALDAQKIAKRLARTV from the coding sequence ATGTCCGACAGCACACCTACCGCCGGTAGCAGCACCCCGGCCCCCACCGACATCACCGAGGACCGCCCCGTCTACGTCATCGGCGGTGGCCCGGGCGGCCTCGCCGCCGCGGCGGCCCTGCGCGAGCAGGGGGTGCGGGCCGTCGTCCTGGAGAAGTCCGGGGACGTCGGCGCGTCCTGGCGCGGCCACTACGACCGGCTGCATCTGCACACCACCCGGCGCTGGTCCGCCCTCCCGGGGCTGGCCATGCCCCGCAGGTTCGGCCGCTGGGTCTCCCGGGACGACGTGGTGCGCTACTTGGAGAAGTACGTCGAGCACCACGGCCTCGAAGTGGTGACGGGCGTCGAGGTCTCCCGCATCGACCGGGCGGCCGACGGCTCCGGGTGGCGGCTGACCGCGACCGGCGGACGCGAGCTGACCGGCCGGGCCGTCGTCGTGGCCACCGGCTACAACCACACCCCGCGGATCCCCGACTGGTCCGGGCGCGACACCTTCACCGGCGCGCTGCTGCACGCCTCCGAGTACCGCAACCCGGCCCCGTACGCGGGCCAGGACGTCCTCGTCGTGGGCGTCGGCAACACGGGAGCGGAGATCGCCGTCGACCTGGTGGAGGGCGGGGCGTCACGCGTACGCCTCGCAGTGCGCACCGTCCCGCACATCGTGCGCCGCTCCACGGCGGGCTGGCCCGCGCAGGCGACCGGCATCCTGGTGCGCCGGCTGCCGGTCGCGCTCGTGGACCGGGCCGGCGGTCTGATGGCCCGCGTCGCGGTGCCGGACCTCGCCGAACAGGGGCTGCCCCGGCCGGACACGGGCCTGTACTCCCGGGTCAAGGACGGGGCCATCCCGGTCCAGGACGTGGGGCTGATCGACGCGGTGAAGGGCGGCCGGGTGGTGCCGGTGTCGGCCGTCGAGTCGTTCGACAAGGACGCGGTGGTGCTGGCGGACGGGACCCGGATCACGCCGGACGCGGTGATCGCCGCGACCGGCTATCTGCGGGCCCTGGAGCCGCTGGTCGGCCACCTCGGGGTGCTGGACGCCCGGGGCCGGCCGGTGGCACACGGCGGCCGGACGCCGAAGCAGGCGCCCGGCCTGTACTTCACCGGGTTCACCAACCCGATCAGCGGCATGTTCCGCGAAATGGCCCTGGACGCGCAGAAGATCGCGAAGCGGCTGGCGCGCACCGTCTGA